The DNA segment CGACCATATCCTGAGGAGGCTCCGGATATTGCTGTTCCATTTTATTCAACAACCAGCAAAAAGAGCGCTCACTGTCGGTTTGACCGACAGGGCGATGACGACCGGTTTCTAGTCCTTGAAAGTCACTTAATTGGCCATTATGTGCAAAGGTCCAATAGCGTCCCCATAGCTCACGGGTAAATGGGTGGGTATTTTCCAAACTCACACCACCACGGTTTGCTTGTCGGATATGACTGACGACTGCGCAACTTTTGATTGGGTAGTTTTGTACTAATTCCGCAATTTTTGACTCACTGCTTGGGTTGGGATCTTTGAAGTTACGAAAGCCCTTGCCTTCATAAAATGTGATACCCCAGCCATCACGATGAGGCCCTGTATTGCCCCCTCTTTGCATCAAGCCAGTAAAACTAAAACAGATATCTGTTGGCACATTTGCGCTCATACCAAGCAGTTCACACATGGTTTAACACACTCCTTTCCTTAAACCGTTGCCAATCACTCTATCCAGACAAGAAGCCGTTAAGCTTCCATCTCTTTTTCGATCAACTGAATGACTATGTGGATAATCTTGATATGCACTTCTTGAATACGGTCAGCGTAGCCGAAATGCGGCACTCGAATTTCAATATCTGCCGTACCCGCCATTTTGCCACCATCTTTGCCAGTCAAAGCTATGGTCTTCATACCTTTGGCTTTAGCCGCTTCAATGGCTTTTAGAATATTGCCTGAATTACCTGATGTTGACAGACCAAACAGGACATCACCCGCGCTGCCTACCGCTTCAACATAACGAGAAAACACGAAGTCGTAGCCAAAGTCGTTGCTCACACACGACAAATGGCTTGGATCTGAGATAGCGATACCAGCATAGCCAGGACGGTTTTCACGGTAGCGACCTGTTAACTCTTCAGCAAAATGCATCGCATCACAGTGCGAACCACCGTTGCCACAAGAGAGCACTTTACCGCCCTGCTTGAAGGAATCAGCAATCATCTTTGCCGCCGCTTCAATTTGCGCAATGTTGTGATCATCGTTGAGGAACTTATTAAGTACGTCTGCCGCTTCAGTCAATTCACTTTTAATTAGATCCTGGTACATAGGCTATCTCTTCATTGTTATTTGTTGCCGCCACCTTGGCGTTTCTTTCGAGTTTACTCACTCAAAACGTTCTGTCGATAGCATAGACGAAAGAATGGGCAAATAAGTTCGTTGTTCGTGCTCTGCCGAGCAAAAATAAACCATCTCGAATTATTCGAATTGGAGCAAAGGCTCGATTTGGATCACTTTTTGACCAATTGGCACTTGAGGAGAATGTTAACAAAATGTTTACTATAATTATCATTACTGGTTTGACCAGTAAGAGAAAATAATACGTATAACTCGACATAGGCCCTCGTAAGGAAACACTATGGAACTCTTGCTCTCTATACTCGTTGTCTTAACCGCGATTGGTTATAGCCTCTATCAAAGCCTCAACCTCACTCGCAGTCTCACTGTTATCACTCTAGCCATGATTGCCTCTACCTTGTTCGGAACCACGGGCAGTCTAGCTTGGATCACCTTTATCGCTGTCGGAGCGATACTTTGTCTTCCAAACATTCGCTACTCGCTTTTCTCGCGACAAGCGCTTTCTGTATTTAGAAAGGTTCTGCCTGCGATGTCTCAAACGGAAAAAGAGGCATTGGATGCGGGTACAGTCTGGTGGGAAGCAGAACTGTTTAAGGGTAAGCCTAAGTGGGATGACCTGCACGCAATCTCTGCTCCTCAGCTCACCGCTGAAGAGCAAGCTTTTCTTGATGGTCCGGTCAACGAAGTGTGTGCCATGGTCAGCGATTTCGAAGTGACCCACGAGCTGGCCGACCTCCCGCCACACGTTTGGCAATATCTGAAAGAGCACAAGTTCTTTGCCATGATCATCAAGAAGAAATACGGCGGTCTTGAGTTTTCTGCCTACGCTCAGTCACTGGTATTGCAAAAACTGAGTGGGGTTTCTGCGGTACTCTCTTCGACGGTAGGTGTACCTAACTCTTTAGGCCCTGGTGAGCTCTTACAACACTATGGCACACAAGAGCAACAAGACTACTACTTGCCGCGACTGGCTGAGGGTAAAGAGATTCCCTGCTTTGCACTCACCAGCCCTGAAGCGGGCTCTGATGCCGGAGCCATTCCTGACTTTGGCGTGGTATGCAAGGGCCAATGGGAAGGCAAAGAGGTGCTTGGTATGCGCCTAACTTGGAACAAACGCTACATCACGCTAGCGCCTGTCGCGACCGTGCTTGGTCTCGCGTTTAAGCTGCGCGACCCCGATGGGTTAT comes from the Vibrio astriarenae genome and includes:
- the lpcA gene encoding D-sedoheptulose 7-phosphate isomerase; this translates as MYQDLIKSELTEAADVLNKFLNDDHNIAQIEAAAKMIADSFKQGGKVLSCGNGGSHCDAMHFAEELTGRYRENRPGYAGIAISDPSHLSCVSNDFGYDFVFSRYVEAVGSAGDVLFGLSTSGNSGNILKAIEAAKAKGMKTIALTGKDGGKMAGTADIEIRVPHFGYADRIQEVHIKIIHIVIQLIEKEMEA
- a CDS encoding class II glutamine amidotransferase codes for the protein MCELLGMSANVPTDICFSFTGLMQRGGNTGPHRDGWGITFYEGKGFRNFKDPNPSSESKIAELVQNYPIKSCAVVSHIRQANRGGVSLENTHPFTRELWGRYWTFAHNGQLSDFQGLETGRHRPVGQTDSERSFCWLLNKMEQQYPEPPQDMVGVFRFIAQCCDELKALGVFNMLLSDGEYVMTYCTNHLYWITRRAPFGKATLIDEDVTINFQEETTPKDVVSVIATQPLTDNEQWHRMKPGEYGILHFGELIDGNAHQLQDVPFAAPKPGNQAPTEPLE